A genomic region of Homalodisca vitripennis isolate AUS2020 chromosome 5, UT_GWSS_2.1, whole genome shotgun sequence contains the following coding sequences:
- the LOC124362485 gene encoding glycine-rich cell wall structural protein 1.8-like isoform X3 — MCDAIIALLIGLTCGQPHQERSRRNYDHEFGHAHGSSARGPHVGHGAYENTVSDVRAIDTGYGSAVHHGGGYGSGYESGVHHGGLGSGLGGGLGTGLGVGSGLVTGVGCGVGTGTGLERGVGVGSGLVHGVGSGVGTHGVGSSGLVHGVGGRGLGGGLGSVSRGHGAGYGSSGAERGVYEHTVTHVRSDHGGGYGSEALHRGSGNVQGVRHGGGVGTVGLGHGHHHGHHHGGYQTHGY; from the exons ATGTGTGAT GCCATAATAGCTTTGCTGATAGGGCTGACCTGCGGCCAACCTCACCAAGAGCGTTCTAGGCGTAACTACGACCACGAGTTTGGACACGCTCATGGCAGCAGCGCGCGGGGGCCTCATGTGGGCCATGGTGCATATGAAAACACCGTCAGTGACGTCCGTGCTATAGATACAGGCTATGGATCTGCAGTTCATCATGGAGGTGGTTACGGTTCAGGCTACGAGTCAGGAGTCCATCATGGAGGCCTAGGCAGTGGACTAGGCGGTGGTTTAGGTACCGGTCTGGGCGTAGGCAGTGGACTGGTTACAGGAGTAGGTTGCGGTGTAGGTACCGGTACCGGATTGGAGAGAGGAGTTGGTGTAGGCAGTGGTCTGGTTCATGGAGTCGGAAGCGGAGTGGGAACCCATGGGGTCGGAAGCAGCGGATTGGTACATGGAGTCGGAGGACGCGGACTAGGGGGAGGATTAGGTTCAGTGAGCCGTGGACACGGTGCTGGATATGGCTCCAGTGGTGCTGAACGTGGAGTCTACGAGCACACTGTCACCCATGTCCGTTCTGACCATGGTGGAGGCTATGGATCTGAAGCTCTCCATAGAGGTAGTGGAAATGTGCAAGGCGTACGACATGGAGGCGGAGTGGGAACTGTGGGTCTAGGTCATGGACACCATCATGGTCATCATCACGGCGGGTACCAAACTCACGGATATTAA
- the LOC124362487 gene encoding glycine-rich protein 5-like isoform X2, which produces MKYTIAIIALLIGLTCGQPHQERSRRSYDHEFGHAHGSSARGPHVGHGAYENTVSDVRAIDTGYGSAVHHGGGYGSGYESGVHHGGLGSGLGGGLGTGLGVGSGMVTGVGCGVGTGLERGVGVGSGLVHGVGSGVGTHGVGSSGLVHGVGGRGLGGGLGSVSRGHGAGYGSSGAERGVYEHTVTHVRSDHAGGYGSEALHRGSGYVQGVRHGGGVGTVGLGHGHHHGHHHGGYQTHGY; this is translated from the coding sequence GCCATAATAGCTTTGCTGATAGGGCTGACCTGCGGCCAACCTCACCAAGAGCGTTCTAGGCGTAGCTACGACCACGAGTTTGGACACGCTCATGGCAGCAGCGCGCGGGGGCCTCATGTGGGCCATGGTGCATATGAAAACACCGTCAGTGACGTCCGTGCTATAGATACAGGCTATGGATCTGCAGTTCATCATGGAGGTGGTTACGGTTCAGGCTACGAGTCAGGAGTCCATCATGGAGGCCTAGGCAGTGGACTAGGCGGTGGTTTAGGTACCGGTCTGGGCGTAGGCAGTGGAATGGTTACAGGAGTAGGTTGCGGTGTAGGTACCGGATTGGAGAGAGGAGTTGGTGTAGGCAGTGGTCTGGTTCATGGAGTCGGAAGCGGAGTGGGAACCCATGGGGTCGGAAGCAGCGGATTGGTCCATGGAGTCGGAGGACGCGGACTAGGGGGAGGATTAGGTTCAGTGAGCCGTGGACACGGTGCTGGATATGGCTCCAGTGGTGCTGAACGTGGAGTCTACGAGCACACTGTCACCCATGTCCGTTCTGACCATGCTGGAGGCTATGGATCTGAAGCTCTCCATAGAGGTAGTGGATATGTGCAAGGCGTACGACATGGAGGCGGAGTGGGAACTGTGGGTCTAGGTCATGGACACCATCATGGTCATCATCACGGCGGGTACCAAACTCACGGATATTAA
- the LOC124362485 gene encoding glycine-rich cell wall structural protein 1.8-like isoform X1, which translates to MRTITENTANSTESSSDVQREAIIALLIGLTCGQPHQERSRRNYDHEFGHAHGSSARGPHVGHGAYENTVSDVRAIDTGYGSAVHHGGGYGSGYESGVHHGGLGSGLGGGLGTGLGVGSGLVTGVGCGVGTGTGLERGVGVGSGLVHGVGSGVGTHGVGSSGLVHGVGGRGLGGGLGSVSRGHGAGYGSSGAERGVYEHTVTHVRSDHGGGYGSEALHRGSGNVQGVRHGGGVGTVGLGHGHHHGHHHGGYQTHGY; encoded by the exons ATGAGAACAATTACTGAAAATACTGCAAACTCCACTGAATCATCTTCAGATGTTCAAAGAGAG GCCATAATAGCTTTGCTGATAGGGCTGACCTGCGGCCAACCTCACCAAGAGCGTTCTAGGCGTAACTACGACCACGAGTTTGGACACGCTCATGGCAGCAGCGCGCGGGGGCCTCATGTGGGCCATGGTGCATATGAAAACACCGTCAGTGACGTCCGTGCTATAGATACAGGCTATGGATCTGCAGTTCATCATGGAGGTGGTTACGGTTCAGGCTACGAGTCAGGAGTCCATCATGGAGGCCTAGGCAGTGGACTAGGCGGTGGTTTAGGTACCGGTCTGGGCGTAGGCAGTGGACTGGTTACAGGAGTAGGTTGCGGTGTAGGTACCGGTACCGGATTGGAGAGAGGAGTTGGTGTAGGCAGTGGTCTGGTTCATGGAGTCGGAAGCGGAGTGGGAACCCATGGGGTCGGAAGCAGCGGATTGGTACATGGAGTCGGAGGACGCGGACTAGGGGGAGGATTAGGTTCAGTGAGCCGTGGACACGGTGCTGGATATGGCTCCAGTGGTGCTGAACGTGGAGTCTACGAGCACACTGTCACCCATGTCCGTTCTGACCATGGTGGAGGCTATGGATCTGAAGCTCTCCATAGAGGTAGTGGAAATGTGCAAGGCGTACGACATGGAGGCGGAGTGGGAACTGTGGGTCTAGGTCATGGACACCATCATGGTCATCATCACGGCGGGTACCAAACTCACGGATATTAA
- the LOC124362487 gene encoding glycine-rich protein 5-like isoform X3 translates to MCDAIIALLIGLTCGQPHQERSRRSYDHEFGHAHGSSARGPHVGHGAYENTVSDVRAIDTGYGSAVHHGGGYGSGYESGVHHGGLGSGLGGGLGTGLGVGSGMVTGVGCGVGTGLERGVGVGSGLVHGVGSGVGTHGVGSSGLVHGVGGRGLGGGLGSVSRGHGAGYGSSGAERGVYEHTVTHVRSDHAGGYGSEALHRGSGYVQGVRHGGGVGTVGLGHGHHHGHHHGGYQTHGY, encoded by the coding sequence GCCATAATAGCTTTGCTGATAGGGCTGACCTGCGGCCAACCTCACCAAGAGCGTTCTAGGCGTAGCTACGACCACGAGTTTGGACACGCTCATGGCAGCAGCGCGCGGGGGCCTCATGTGGGCCATGGTGCATATGAAAACACCGTCAGTGACGTCCGTGCTATAGATACAGGCTATGGATCTGCAGTTCATCATGGAGGTGGTTACGGTTCAGGCTACGAGTCAGGAGTCCATCATGGAGGCCTAGGCAGTGGACTAGGCGGTGGTTTAGGTACCGGTCTGGGCGTAGGCAGTGGAATGGTTACAGGAGTAGGTTGCGGTGTAGGTACCGGATTGGAGAGAGGAGTTGGTGTAGGCAGTGGTCTGGTTCATGGAGTCGGAAGCGGAGTGGGAACCCATGGGGTCGGAAGCAGCGGATTGGTCCATGGAGTCGGAGGACGCGGACTAGGGGGAGGATTAGGTTCAGTGAGCCGTGGACACGGTGCTGGATATGGCTCCAGTGGTGCTGAACGTGGAGTCTACGAGCACACTGTCACCCATGTCCGTTCTGACCATGCTGGAGGCTATGGATCTGAAGCTCTCCATAGAGGTAGTGGATATGTGCAAGGCGTACGACATGGAGGCGGAGTGGGAACTGTGGGTCTAGGTCATGGACACCATCATGGTCATCATCACGGCGGGTACCAAACTCACGGATATTAA
- the LOC124362487 gene encoding glycine-rich protein 5-like isoform X1 — MRTITENTATFTESSSDVQREAIIALLIGLTCGQPHQERSRRSYDHEFGHAHGSSARGPHVGHGAYENTVSDVRAIDTGYGSAVHHGGGYGSGYESGVHHGGLGSGLGGGLGTGLGVGSGMVTGVGCGVGTGLERGVGVGSGLVHGVGSGVGTHGVGSSGLVHGVGGRGLGGGLGSVSRGHGAGYGSSGAERGVYEHTVTHVRSDHAGGYGSEALHRGSGYVQGVRHGGGVGTVGLGHGHHHGHHHGGYQTHGY; from the coding sequence GCCATAATAGCTTTGCTGATAGGGCTGACCTGCGGCCAACCTCACCAAGAGCGTTCTAGGCGTAGCTACGACCACGAGTTTGGACACGCTCATGGCAGCAGCGCGCGGGGGCCTCATGTGGGCCATGGTGCATATGAAAACACCGTCAGTGACGTCCGTGCTATAGATACAGGCTATGGATCTGCAGTTCATCATGGAGGTGGTTACGGTTCAGGCTACGAGTCAGGAGTCCATCATGGAGGCCTAGGCAGTGGACTAGGCGGTGGTTTAGGTACCGGTCTGGGCGTAGGCAGTGGAATGGTTACAGGAGTAGGTTGCGGTGTAGGTACCGGATTGGAGAGAGGAGTTGGTGTAGGCAGTGGTCTGGTTCATGGAGTCGGAAGCGGAGTGGGAACCCATGGGGTCGGAAGCAGCGGATTGGTCCATGGAGTCGGAGGACGCGGACTAGGGGGAGGATTAGGTTCAGTGAGCCGTGGACACGGTGCTGGATATGGCTCCAGTGGTGCTGAACGTGGAGTCTACGAGCACACTGTCACCCATGTCCGTTCTGACCATGCTGGAGGCTATGGATCTGAAGCTCTCCATAGAGGTAGTGGATATGTGCAAGGCGTACGACATGGAGGCGGAGTGGGAACTGTGGGTCTAGGTCATGGACACCATCATGGTCATCATCACGGCGGGTACCAAACTCACGGATATTAA
- the LOC124362485 gene encoding glycine-rich cell wall structural protein 1.8-like isoform X2 — protein sequence MKYTIAIIALLIGLTCGQPHQERSRRNYDHEFGHAHGSSARGPHVGHGAYENTVSDVRAIDTGYGSAVHHGGGYGSGYESGVHHGGLGSGLGGGLGTGLGVGSGLVTGVGCGVGTGTGLERGVGVGSGLVHGVGSGVGTHGVGSSGLVHGVGGRGLGGGLGSVSRGHGAGYGSSGAERGVYEHTVTHVRSDHGGGYGSEALHRGSGNVQGVRHGGGVGTVGLGHGHHHGHHHGGYQTHGY from the exons ATGAAGTACACAATA GCCATAATAGCTTTGCTGATAGGGCTGACCTGCGGCCAACCTCACCAAGAGCGTTCTAGGCGTAACTACGACCACGAGTTTGGACACGCTCATGGCAGCAGCGCGCGGGGGCCTCATGTGGGCCATGGTGCATATGAAAACACCGTCAGTGACGTCCGTGCTATAGATACAGGCTATGGATCTGCAGTTCATCATGGAGGTGGTTACGGTTCAGGCTACGAGTCAGGAGTCCATCATGGAGGCCTAGGCAGTGGACTAGGCGGTGGTTTAGGTACCGGTCTGGGCGTAGGCAGTGGACTGGTTACAGGAGTAGGTTGCGGTGTAGGTACCGGTACCGGATTGGAGAGAGGAGTTGGTGTAGGCAGTGGTCTGGTTCATGGAGTCGGAAGCGGAGTGGGAACCCATGGGGTCGGAAGCAGCGGATTGGTACATGGAGTCGGAGGACGCGGACTAGGGGGAGGATTAGGTTCAGTGAGCCGTGGACACGGTGCTGGATATGGCTCCAGTGGTGCTGAACGTGGAGTCTACGAGCACACTGTCACCCATGTCCGTTCTGACCATGGTGGAGGCTATGGATCTGAAGCTCTCCATAGAGGTAGTGGAAATGTGCAAGGCGTACGACATGGAGGCGGAGTGGGAACTGTGGGTCTAGGTCATGGACACCATCATGGTCATCATCACGGCGGGTACCAAACTCACGGATATTAA